gccgggtggctgtaatgaagGTCACACTTTACCGGTGACAGGCGGAGTTAAATGTCTTTACCCATACGTCGTTTTAGTGTATATTATGCTGTCCCGTAACTTAgaagacatcagtgatacaccttagataaatatttgcaatgtatactattGGGATGCTTAGGAgttgagccatgaaggaattgcctcaAAACTTTCACAACTTCTAACTTTTAGTTGATTTGTACCCCACAAAATCAtagttttaataagtaactcgggAGATGGTACCATGACAACAAGCTACGTgtaagttgattgacccaaatatattgtattattttattaggctGACTAATGAACtgaagtttttttaaagcacTCAATAAACTTAATCTTATTTGTAATTGAACATAATAGTGTGTTTATCTGTTAGTTATAAGTGGCTTCATAAATTATCAAGAACAtcatttttcattttggtttgagaaacatttttttcctGGACAATACGAGTAACAAAGGCAATGTTGAGGATGCGTCTAAATGACGTAGATGTGCTGTCAGATAAATGGAAATGCCATTCATCAGTTTTCCTTAAATAGTTGCCTCGTCAGTCATTATGGCGACGACTTTTTGAGAATGcttttttacgaaaaatcaagGATCAGGTCAGGTCAATAGGTTGATAGAACGAAGAAAGGTatgagataaataaaatgttttaactgtttttgctactaatattatagtaaaaattgaattgtgttttttttttatagggaATAATCTAACAAACTACTGAACTGCAGTTCAAACATTTTTCACTAGTTGAAAGCTTCatcattttgattaaaaaaggTACATTTTATTCTGTGAACgtgttattttcttttattcgcAAAGAACATTTgcagctttaatttttttatgaataattttattttagctcTAAAACAACCAGTATGTACCTCCTTATCTTAAGTCGTTGTGTAAACGATAGTAAAAGATCTACATTTTTAGGGAAGTATTTAGTAGAGCTCCAATCCAATATTGATTTTGAGATCATTCACACATCAATTTCGGCACCTTCTACGAGTAGTATAATTACGAAGAAAAGTAATAAAACGTATGAATACGCAGAATTTCGATATCAATCATATTATGTCTGCCTCACAGACCTTGTACCCTTTTTCCTGCTAGAATTAGCTGCTTTCTAtcgtattatttttgtatttgttatgtGTACAGAGGTGAAAAGTTATATCTCTTGCCGTTATTTTAATCCATCAagaaattaattatcttaataattatggtttgtTATCATTgtaattaacatattattatgacgatTGCCCTTAGCTATTAAAAATGtatcatttttgtaaaaatgtttttggtaaaaatgaaACAAGTGAGCgtcaatatagttttttttattaaattgtcatttttacaAAGAAATTATTCACATGAAAATTGATacagatataattattttttgatattaataTTTGACAAGGTTTTAGAGATAAAAGATGTTAGACATCGTTTAATTTCcatcaattattatattatttacaataatgtaCATTATATTACACTGCACTTAAagaaggtaggtaggtagtaaaaatttaaaatctacattcaattcaaatttaaatcacaGCCAGTCAAATAAACCAAAACAATGGAATGAACTAATACAATATTTCGAATTGCGAATAACGTTTATAATTTACGATTATGTATCATTCACATGTTCTAGCATTTCCGGTAGCACATTGTATGCCACCATATTGCCGAAACTACCTTTGGGttctttttttgttacaatagCTATAATCTCTTCCTCGGGGGGAGGCGGTGGTAGCTCAGCATGCTCTTCTAATACTGCTGGTATATCATCTACACTAAGAACTACTTCCCTATTGTCAAATTCGATCCTATTACGCTCTACTACAGAATTATCCTCCATTATACTATACAAATTCTCTGATTTACCTTTAGTGTACATATGTCAGGAGTTCATGTAAAATGGATCATTTAAATTAACCTCATCGTTAACGGTATTACTTTTTTGAGACCACTGTTTTTGCTGATGCTTTATCCTGTATATTATTTCATCATGTATTACACCAAAACACATTGCTGTCAAAGCAAGACCTGTGAGGGTATAAGCAGAACAAAACCATAACGTAGTAGTGTTTATTGTGTAGTATCGAACACCGTGGATCGTGGTGTAGTTCATACCAGGGAATATATTTCCAAATCCGATGGTACTCAAAGCCAtgaaacagaaataaaatcCGTCTACAATGCTCATGTGGTCTAATTTAAAGAGGACTATAGCTCCAAAGGCAATGTAGATAAAAATTGCCGTAAGGCACAGCAATACTGGAGCTAGTATACTTAAACCGTGCATAGACAGCTTTGAATCCGTATCTGGCCAACTTATAATGTCATCCTTAACCGTACTTGTAGTTGGTCTTTCAGACACAGAAGAATCTTTTTGACTGTCCGCTTTCAGGACATAGCATTCTTCAGTCGGAGTTTTACTCGTGTTTTGGCTGTTAAGCATTTCTTCTTGTTGCCTTTTGAGTTTCATTCTCCTTTCTTTCTCTGCCATTCTTCTTTCATCGTAGCAACAGTAGCCGCAGTTTGAGCAGAGGCAGCAACAGAGAGCTCTACTGAAGACGCTCCGGGCCATTTTAGATAAAAGAGAGCCGACGTTGGATAAGTATACAAGTGTGAGTGGGATGCCAATCAACGCGTAGATGACTGTGACGCCTTTTCCTAATATAGTCTTAGGTGCGATGttgccataacctgaaaacaaGACAACgttaatttagtatttatttttattttttcagtctcgtaattttttcacattttgtatgtataatataatattccaAAGCAAGAGTATTTGGTGTACTTGCGTAAATTCTATTTCTTATTAGTTCCTTATTGTCATGAGACTTTTACTCAATTTTTAAgaataaacaagaaataaataaccataaaccaaaaataaattaatttaaaaataaacttttataacCTAAATGAatacttttataataaataggtattagAATTGatgtaaaattaataaacaatatttaagtAGTTAGTTAGTACGTCCGAAATGGGCAAACTGTTGAAACTTCTCCATACataaatattaacatcattTGTACAGaggttttaaacaataaattttaatgtttcttattcttaagaccattatatttttcaatgttGATCTACATTCTACATAGAATGTTTCAATCATTTTTGTATCAATTTTACAAATTAGCATCGAATAATATGTTTTCCTAAAAAAGAGTAACGTTACCGCCTGACTGAGAGCCAACGCACATTCTAAATCActgaaatatttgaaatttagcatgatAATCATACTGATGCACTAATAAAGATTTTTTCGAAATGTGTGTACATACACACTTACCAATAGTTGTAAGAACGGTTAAAGAATAGAAAAATGCCAACGCCAAGTTCCATTCATGTTCTTCATAATGGTTTGAGAGGTCGCTGCCACCAAATTCGCCTAGCGCCATCTCCCGGTAACTGACGCCATACTGCGACGCCATTTCCGTGGTTACCCTTTGGACTAGctcgttttgaaatttcaaaatttcctGCGCTGCCAGCCGAGTCCAATTTTCTCTATATAAAATGTTAAGAGATACCGTAATCTCCCAAATATTTTCAACAGCTTTACTTCTGGCTTCCCAGAAATAATTTGCTGACACAGTCATGTTATAATTTTCTTCTTCTGAGTCTCTCTTATGGGTATTATTGTATTCCTTATGACTAAGTTTTTGTCTGTCTGGTAGTATTCGAGGTCTAGCTGGTACTTCAGCGCCACCCTCTATAGCTAGGAATATAAATGAgcccaaaaatatgtatgctaATAGAACTGAAAATATTACGAAATTCGTAAGGGACCCAATGAAGAACTGTTTTCTTCTATACTTTGTTGTCTTGAAACAAAAACAGCAAACAACTTTTTGTCTGGTTGTTTGTGCTTTCTTTCTGCTATTAGATGCCATCGAGTCCGCGTCTTGGCATCTGTCCAATGGGATCCCTCCATTTAGCGAAGGCTTTGCCAACGTGTATTGTTCGAACCGGCTGATTGCTTCTTTATCCAGTACTATGTGATCTATGTCCATTTTCGGAATTGTTATCTTTTACCTTCACTTAGTGACGTCATTATTGCTCAGCCCGTTCTATCTGAAACAATGAAAAATTGTTTGTTGGTataatgacaatatttttccGTCGCACCTTTCTAAGTGGGGAGTCATTTTTCAAAGTGCTTTTAGGTGTTACGGTATAGATGACGAATGACTGGCTATACCCAGTAAACGGATGATTAATGGCAGGAAATGTTGTCTTGCAACGATTGCATTACTTATAAAATTTGTttgaagaaatatttattttccttttcaaTAACGCAATTTATATTCATTCTGAAAGCCGTCGCCTTGACCTAGTTATGACGGAAATCGttattaagtaatatatataaatataaataaacataaaaatcataaaaaatagtcCAGCcattcttgagttataaatggtgtaactaacgcGATATTATatcgtgtaattttttttttcattatatctagtagttacaccatttataaacTCAAGAATTGCTGGACAATTTgttatgatttttgtgtttttggatttttattgggatgataagtattaaaaacattggaaactgaggaaaaaataaaataaaagaaaaaaaaacccatacaaaatgttcatgggtttcgtaactgtcaaacatatttaatgttcatcccgtcgatacggttcaaattcaaattcaaagcaTATATTCattaggccgcaatgggcacttttacacctcattttttaaactaccagcgctttcggaaagaccatcattgccaagaagaatgcgccacaagaaaattggcagaaagtcattttttcaaaataaaataattacaaataaaatacttaaaaactacagtatacaattaagaaaaaaatacaaaaataataataatataatacagggatgtatggggttccttagttacaaaactaaacactaactatatctacctacgttcagtggaagtttagaatgcttccaccgtcataaattatataaaaataataataataattctgaaatatacatttcaggacaagtaaccattaagcttttggatttcgaaggcaagcaCACGTCTgtcgcccccaaagttagctcacacgcagtcgaatcatgtcatgctctgaaagcagagcggtaccgagggcatggtattgcttccgttcccataagctctatgggatcgtcttgggaacttcgacgtaaACTCTTccctcaaattaaattaatgaaaaaagagAATTGGACCCATTAGATGGtgctgttgttggtatgttatcataaatTGAAATTGATGTTGAAATCAATATCAATAACAAAAATCCGAACGTAAATGCGTaacgtaataaatattatttgcgTCACATCTTTGAGGAATCGACGCGCAGTAGGTATTTTCTCTTTAACGATTCTATCAAAAGATTTTCCGCACGTCTGTAATCCATTTCCTCATTTTTTTCCTCCTTTTGTTTTTCCATAATGCATGAATGTTATTGAATAAATATGGTACCTAATTGTAAATTTTTGTTACAAGGTAAGTATATCTTAAGCTTGTTATTTAgacttaaatattataagttgtGGAAGTAATCTTAGGAAACATAGATTTGgagtataaaaactaaaaaatgcaTAACTTTTTAGTTAGGATATCATCTaccctaaaaattaagtaacattaaATTACAACAACACAATGAATAAAAGGGAAATTCTTAATACCGACCGCTAAAagagtggcaatgggcaggctatattagcacgaagaacagatggccgttggggccgagaagttctcgaatggagaccgtgaATCGGCAATCGCAGCTCAGGACGTCTACCAATGAGATGACGgctgacttggttaaagccgcaggttcacggtggatgcaggccgcttcgtaccgtagcaactggaggtatgtggcggaggcctatgtccaacagtggacgttctacggcttataatttgatgatgatgataactgcCAAAATGTAGGTAAAGGTAGGTATTCTTTATAACTTCCTTACTACGACTTAAGGCCGTTACGAACAACGTATCTAACTGTCAAATTTCGACTATTTCATCCATTTTTCATTGCAGTTCAATTGCAGTCGTTAAAACTTGGTACACGCAAACTCCAGGCACAGCTATGTCGAAGGTGGAATGCAGTTTATCTGTGACGAATTTATATCAAAGTAATATCATCTAAAACTTATCAAATTTCTAGTGCTAGTGcaacgtcaaagtcaaagtcaaaatatctttatttcatttAGCAAGCTATTTATTAAgcaataatgaattaaaaaaaaaactattctgcACACGAAAACAGGGAATTCCCATATTCTGAATATCAAATATTATGAGTATACGAAGTAACAAAGTCAGTCACGCATGTCCCTGTCGATTGCTTTTATGTTTTTGCTTGTGCCGTCTcgcaaaaaatctttttagctATTCATGTTTCATGTGAAGCTGGGTGCTTCCAAAATCGCACAAGTATTCCTAACGGTGCTATAGTCATCTATAGCAACTctctccctctaaaatctaaaccagtgggtggaaaaatttgaaaaaaatcaggttgGTAGTATGtaaatcaaacttacaaggaaaactgtaacggttaagttttctttagaattattagtagtttaagagtaaatatacccaaacttggaatattccgtaaaaaatacgaaatccttagaaaactattacttaattttttcgtaatggctacggaaccctatttcgggcgtgtccaacacgctcttggccggttttttctaatAGAGCATGGTAGTAAGATAGACGATAGATTTAGTAGACCTAGACGTGGGTCACCAGATTTGTTAATTTGGATATACTCGACATTCtctaaactttttatttattgtacattcAGTCGTCATTTTAAGTGTTAATTTGCTCTACCTGGTGTGTACGACCAAAAAattacgagcaaaaaattaaaacagatcgtactcgacaaactgaacaacattagttcagctacttttaaaaataatcgaGTCTTGGAATTTTGCTTTTTTCATACACATTagatactgctatcaatgtacgccatcctagaacccaactgacgtcacctgtcaccctacaaacatcaatcattttgatttacattgcttgttcgaataaacttaaaagtgtaataaaaattaaaaaactaaaattatttttaaaagtcgctgaactaatgttgttcagtttgtggagtatgatctatgttttaattatttgctcatattacaggccacacccggtataaacgTGAGCACTCACGTATGCCTGTTTGTTgactttattataaaaaagaacgaattacctatttaaaaaaactatataataaaatatataaaatgaaaCTACCTAGTGTATTTTATCATCAACTCGTGCCGTCGTGTTACTTAGTATACATTACCTACTTACAATTTAAGAAATAACCTTTAATAATTGTCATATGTACAttcttaaaacatttttatcacAGCTTCCGTAGAATACACGATCAGCGTGAATTATTCATGGCATTTCAGGGCATGTTTTCATATGGATCCCTTTGTTGGTTCGGAGTCGAGTTGATGCTTCTTAAGTCTTTGAGCTTTACGAACTTGTTACATAtgatacacacacatacagtaCAAGAAGTTCAATGGAAAAGTTAttggattataaaaaaaaactgctccAGCCTTTTAGATTATTTTTCCAAAGTGCGCTGCGTTTTTTGATACCTACATGCTAGAAATGAATTTTAAGCTCATATACGGTGCATACTTTTTAAgccatttttcatttattttttgtatagctTTGCATGTTCGTACAGGCtccctcgcgatgttttccttcaccgtacagctcgtggtaaatttcgaataacttcgctcatgaatttcgaaatagTCAGAGAtgcgggttcgaacccacgatcctctgcttgataggccataggtcaaaccactaggccaccatggctaaCGGCTAAGTTAACGGTATAGGCATAATATGACCTAAACGTCTCACTCGCAA
The sequence above is a segment of the Choristoneura fumiferana chromosome 9, NRCan_CFum_1, whole genome shotgun sequence genome. Coding sequences within it:
- the LOC141431134 gene encoding potassium channel subfamily K member 18-like, yielding MDIDHIVLDKEAISRFEQYTLAKPSLNGGIPLDRCQDADSMASNSRKKAQTTRQKVVCCFCFKTTKYRRKQFFIGSLTNFVIFSVLLAYIFLGSFIFLAIEGGAEVPARPRILPDRQKLSHKEYNNTHKRDSEEENYNMTVSANYFWEARSKAVENIWEITVSLNILYRENWTRLAAQEILKFQNELVQRVTTEMASQYGVSYREMALGEFGGSDLSNHYEEHEWNLALAFFYSLTVLTTIGYGNIAPKTILGKGVTVIYALIGIPLTLVYLSNVGSLLSKMARSVFSRALCCCLCSNCGYCCYDERRMAEKERRMKLKRQQEEMLNSQNTSKTPTEECYVLKADSQKDSSVSERPTTSTVKDDIISWPDTDSKLSMHGLSILAPVLLCLTAIFIYIAFGAIVLFKLDHMSIVDGFYFCFMALSTIGFGNIFPGMNYTTIHGVRYYTINTTTLWFCSAYTLTGLALTAMCFGVIHDEIIYRIKHQQKQWSQKSNTVNDEVNLNDPFYMNS